In Mercurialis annua linkage group LG5, ddMerAnnu1.2, whole genome shotgun sequence, a single genomic region encodes these proteins:
- the LOC126680375 gene encoding cytochrome P450 71B34-like, whose protein sequence is MAPYLIVLLLFPLLLLLLVKRKIIINGNQQLPPSPPKLPILGNLHQLGKRPHRSLCQLSKQYGPVMLLRFGNIPVVIISSAEAAEHVLKTHDLQCCTRPPLSGTRKLSYNFLDIAFAPYGEYWRRIRKLCVVELFSVKRVQSFRFVREEEVASLVSSISQSASSKNPIDLTEKIVTLVANIVFRIAFATNVEATDMAKKNRIKSLVDEAEAIFGSFCGSDYFKYVGWIIDRISGYHSRVEKIFQEMDAFYQLVIDEHLQGVRTVEKEQEEEDIVDVLLGIGRKEAGAGSIQLTKDHIKAVLMNIFLAGISTGSDSLIWAMAELVKNPKVMNKAKEEIRNVIGIKERVTERDTDELHYLKMVIKETLRLYPPVPLLLARQAISNFQINGYDVNPEMIIQINVWAIGRDPEYWKDPEEFLPERFMDSSVDFKGQNFELLPFGGGRRGCPGQYMGTVMLELVLTNLLYFFDWELPKGVEDLNMEEKYGASLVLSKMEPLRLVPVNYLQ, encoded by the exons ATGGCTCCTTATTTAATAGTCCTCCTACTTTTTCCTTTACTATTACTACTATTAGTTAAAAGAAAGATCATAATTAATGGAAATCAGCAGTTACCTCCAAGCCCACCTAAGCTTCCAATTTTAGGAAACCTGCATCAGCTTGGAAAACGGCCTCATCGATCTTTATGTCAGCTTTCCAAGCAATATGGACCCGTCATGCTTCTCCGATTCGGCAACATACCTGTTGTTATAATATCCTCGGCTGAGGCAGCGGAACATGTCTTAAAGACACATGACCTTCAGTGTTGTACTAGACCTCCTCTGTCTGGCACAAGAAAACTTTCGTACAATTTTTTAGACATTGCTTTTGCACCCTATGGTGAGTATTGGCGACGGATTCGGAAACTATGTGTTGTCGAGCTGTTCAGCGTGAAGAGGGTGCAGTCGTTTCGGTTTGTTAGAGAAGAAGAAGTTGCTTCACTTGTTAGTTCAATCTCGCAGTCTGCATCTTCTAAAAATCCTATTGATCTTACTGAGAAGATTGTAACTCTCGTCGCGAACATAGTATTTAGAATAGCTTTCGCGACTAATGTCGAAGCTACAGATATGGCGAAGAAAAACAGAATTAAAAGCTTAGTTGATGAGGCTGAGGCTATATTCGGTAGCTTCTGTGGAAgtgattattttaaatatgttgGTTGGATAATTGACAGGATTAGCGGTTATCATAGCAGGGTAGAAAAAATATTCCAAGAAATGGATGCGTTTTACCAACTTGTAATTGATGAACATCTACAAGGTGTTAGGACAGTAGAaaaagaacaagaagaagaagacattgTTGATGTGCTGCTCGGAATCGGAAGGAAGGAAGCCGGAGCTGGTTCGATTCAGCTTACGAAAGATCATATTAAGGCAGTTCTTATG AACATATTTTTAGCTGGAATTTCAACGGGTTCAGACTCTCTGATATGGGCTATGGCTGAGCTTGTGAAGAATCCAAAGGTGATGAACAAAGCCAAAGAAGAAATTAGAAATGTGATAGGAATCAAAGAAAGAGTTACAGAACGGGACACTGATGAGCTGCATTACCTCAAAATGGTAATAAAAGAAACATTGAGATTATATCCTCCCGTTCCACTGCTGCTAGCAAGACAAGCCATCTCAAATTTTCAAATCAACGGTTATGACGTTAATCCTGAAATGATAATCCAAATCAATGTCTGGGCAATCGGACGCGATCCTGAGTACTGGAAAGACCCTGAAGAGTTCCTACCAgagagatttatggatagctcCGTTGATTTTAAAGGTCAGAATTTCGAGTTATTACCATTTGGAGGTGGCAGAAGAGGTTGTCCTGGACAGTACATGGGAACTGTAATGTTGGAACTTGTACTAACGAATTTACTGTATTTCTTCGATTGGGAACTCCCGAAGGGTGTCGAGGATTTGAACATGGAAGAAAAATATGGTGCTAGTCTTGTTCTATCTAAAATGGAACCTCTCAGACTTGTGCCTGTCAATTACCTACAATAG